In Oxyura jamaicensis isolate SHBP4307 breed ruddy duck chromosome 7 unlocalized genomic scaffold, BPBGC_Ojam_1.0 oxy7_random_OJ71371, whole genome shotgun sequence, a single window of DNA contains:
- the CTDSP1 gene encoding carboxy-terminal domain RNA polymerase II polypeptide A small phosphatase 1: MHQVYVLKRPHVDEFLQRMGELFECVLFTASLAKYADPVADLLDKWGAFRARLFRESCVFHRGNYVKDLSRLGRDLRRIIIVDNSPASYIFHPDNAVPVASWFDNMADTELLDLLPFFERLSKVDDVYTVLKKHRTNS; the protein is encoded by the exons CGTGGACGAGTTCCTGCAGCGCATGGGCGAGCTCTTCGAGTGCGTGCTCTTCACCGCCAGCCTGGCCAAG TACGCGGACCCCGTGGCCGACCTGCTGGACAAATGGGGGGCTTTCCGCGCCCGGCTGTTCCGCGAGTCGTGCGTCTTCCACCGCGGCAACTACGTCAAGGACCTGAGCCGCCTGGGCCGCGACCTGCGCCGCATCATCATCGTGGACAACTCGCCCGCCTCCTACATCTTCCACCCGGACAACGCC GTGCCGGTGGCCTCGTGGTTCGACAACATGGCAGACACGGAGCTGCTGGACCTGCTGCCCTTCTTCGAGAGGCTCAGCAAGGTGGACGACGTTTACACAGTGCTCAAGAAACACCGGACTAACAGCTAG